A single genomic interval of Physeter macrocephalus isolate SW-GA chromosome 5, ASM283717v5, whole genome shotgun sequence harbors:
- the LOC112066599 gene encoding riboflavin kinase-like, whose product MRHLTYFCRGQMVRGFGRGSKQLGIPTANFPEQVVDNLPADVSTGIYYGWASVGSGDVHKMVVSIGWNPYYKNSKKSMETHIMHTFKEDFYGEILNVAIVGYLRPEKNFDSLESLISAIQGDIEEAKKRLDLPEHLKLKEDNFFQVPKSKIMNGH is encoded by the coding sequence ATGAGGCACCTGACGTACTTCTGCCGCGGCCAGATGGTGCGGGGCTTCGGCCGCGGCTCCAAGCAGCTGGGCATCCCTACAGCTAACTTTCCTGAACAAGTAGTAGATAATCTTCCAGCTGATGTATCCACTGGCATATATTATGGTTGGGCCAGTGTTGGAAGTGGAGACGTCCATAAGATGGTGGTGAGCATAGGATGGAACCCATACTACAAGAATTCAAAAAAGTCCATGGAAACTCATATCATGCATACTTTCAAAGAGGACTTCTATGGGGAAATTCTCAACGTGGCCATTGTCGGCTACCTCAGACCAGAAAAGAACTTTGATTCTTTAGAGTCACTTATTTCAGCAATTCAAGGTGATATTGAGGAAGCTAAGAAACGACTAGATTTACCAGAACATTTGAAACTCAAAGAAgacaatttcttccaggttcctaaaagcaaaataatgaatGGCCACTGA